One stretch of Hypanus sabinus isolate sHypSab1 chromosome 29, sHypSab1.hap1, whole genome shotgun sequence DNA includes these proteins:
- the fmc1 gene encoding protein FMC1 homolog: MAAASHPLRVFRALLKELRSQGSNYRHFAAYRYITEQFRRNQVTSEKLCRAQQELVHQASTYLCLLQNARQHLALHHKYHGKGERSAQGIAQQVGFMLPRQPGGKGWEK, encoded by the exons ATGGCGGCGGCGTCCCATCCACTGCGGGTGTTCAGGGCGCTTCTGAAAGAGCTGCGGAGCCAGGGCAGCAATTACCGGCATTTCGCCGCTTACCGATACATCACGGAGCAGTTCCGGAGAAACCAG GTCACCAGTGAGAAGCTGTGCCGCGCGCAGCAGGAGCTCGTACACCAGGCCTCCACCTACCTGTGCTTGCTGCAGAACGCCCGCCAGCACCTCGCACTGCACCACAAGTACCACGGCAAGGGGGAGCGCTCAGCCCAGGGGATAGCACAGCAGGTCGGCTTCATGTTGCCGCGGCAGCCCGGGGGCAAAGGGTGGGAGAAGTGA